One genomic segment of Hevea brasiliensis isolate MT/VB/25A 57/8 chromosome 3, ASM3005281v1, whole genome shotgun sequence includes these proteins:
- the LOC110632816 gene encoding uncharacterized protein LOC110632816 gives MVEVLEEFFPGGRIDFTRQQSQPLMLLSGPPSCGKTSLLFQFAFNTAIAETNEAAKSTVVFICNRRRLENKPPFLSQGIDPSSDAFQRIQMKYVHDDEGIKKYFAAFHLYDKFPVAVVIDDFGDFFSERTCQERYHNPRGRDLAMVRILALCHNAVTHANEQGHCKLLLSDTHHGDSPRSLFIYKRWVSSIFTIKGDGKGSFLLRKNSNLGSGNSERTRTAKYSIALQYLFLEGIIEDDENKT, from the exons ATGGTTGAGGTCCTGGAGGAGTTCTTCCCTGGCGGCCGAATAGATTTTACGCGCCAACAGTCGCAACCACTTATGCTTCTCTCCGGTCCTCCTTCTTG CGGGAAAACGTCTTTACTTTTCCAGTTCGCATTTAACACCGCCATAGCTGAGACTAATGAAGCTGCCAAATCTACTGTGGTCTTCATATGCAACCGCCGCAGGCTAGAAAACAAACCCCCTTTTCTCTCTCAg GGCATTGATCCATCTTCTGATGCCTTTCAACGCATACAAATGAA GTATGTGCATGATGACGAAGGCATCAAGAAATACTTTGCTGCATTCCACCTGTATGATAAATTTCCAGTAGCAGTGGTTATTGATGATTTTGGAGACTTTTTCAGTGAAAG GACCTGCCAAGAGAGATATCATAATCCTCGAGGAAGAGACTTAGCCATGGTTCGGATTCTTGCTTTGTGCCACAATGCAGTAACGCATGCGAA TGAGCAAGGTCACTGCAAGCTTTTGCTTTCTGATACCCACCATGGAGACTCCCCAAGGTCGCTCTTCATCTATAAAAGATGGGTTTCATCCATTTTCACCATCAAAG GTGATGGCAAGGGATCATTTCTTCTAAGAAAAAACAGTAATTTGGGAAGTGGGAACTCTGAGAGGACAAGGACTGCCAAATACTCCATAGCTCTTCAATATTTATTTCTGGAGGGGATCATTGAAGATGATGAGAATAAAACATAG
- the LOC110632821 gene encoding light-regulated protein, chloroplastic, which produces MQALLPLSPPPLPIASTTKTLALQWRTFPRLKIPRCSPIKGSSVVGHDASTVDYSSVTSVFPAEACETIGGEACDVEMYPEVKLKSIATSTTSTTTEQIDTEYLDYNSPKTVFLEEACDDLGGEFCDPEYKKEF; this is translated from the exons ATGCAGGCACTCTTACCTCTTTCACCCCCACCTCTCCCTATTGCAAGTACCACAAAAACCTTGGCCTTGCAATGGAGGAccttcccaaggttgaagatccCCAGATGTTCCCCAATCAAAGGAAGTTCAGTTGTGGGCCATGACGCTTCAACAGTTGATTACAGCTCCGTGACCTC TGTTTTCCCAGCTGAGGCTTGCGAGACAATAGGAGGGGAAGCTTGTGATGTTGAAATGTATCCTGAAGTGAAGCTCAAATCAATTGCCACAAGCACTACTAGCACTACCACTGAACAGATAGACACAGAGTACTTAGACTACAATAGTCCCAAGAC GGTGTTCCTAGAAGAGGCTTGTGATGATCTCGGTGGAGAATTTTGCGATCCTGAGTACAAAAAGGAGTTTTAG
- the LOC110632802 gene encoding inactive leucine-rich repeat receptor-like protein kinase CORYNE isoform X1 encodes MEKRRYSPELTKVTAMLLLLSFGFHPIIVQCQESGTNMTSHLSTQTPSPSRPPHLNTELKRILLSIVLGVLTGLTGAIICACVVRCLVCYMNRTPILKGPVIFSPKISPKTLQSALASENQLLVSNSNGKYYRTVLDNGLTVAVKRLEPFESGSQERQSKSAKRRIQQELGRLASLRHRNLMSLRAYVRESDRFSLVYDYLPTGSLEDAMNRVRENQLQLGWEVRLRIAVGVVKGLRYLHFECVPQILHYNLKPTNVMLDAEFEPRLADCGLAKLMPNLDKATSGYRAPECFQNCRYTDKGDIFSFGMILGVLLTRRDPTDPFFGEAASGGSLGRWLLHLQQAGEAREALDKSILGEEGEEDEILMAVRIAVVCLSDLPADRPSSDELVLMLSQLHSF; translated from the exons ATGGAGAAAAGAAGATACAGTCCCGAATTGACCAAAGTCACAGCTATGCTTTTGCTGTTGAGTTTTGGCTTTCATCCCATAATTGTACAATGCCAAGAAAGTGGTACTAACATGACCAGTCACCTCTCCACCCAAACTCCATCGCCGTCTAGGCCACCCCATTTAAACACTGAACTCAAGAGAATTCTTCTCAGCATCGTTTTAGGAGTCTTAACTGGATTAACAGGAGCTATTATTTGCGCTTGCGTCGTCCGTTGCTTGGTCTGCTACATGAACCGAACCCCAATCCTGAAAGGCCCTGTTATATTTTCCCCAAAGATATCTCCCAAAACTCTTCAATCAGCTCTCGCGAGCGAAAACCAGTTGCTGGTTTCTAACTCAAATGGAAAATACTACAGAACGGTTCTAGACAATGGACTCACTGTTGCTGTCAAGAGGCTCGAACCATTTGAGAGTGGCTCACAGGAGAGGCAGAGCAAGTCTGCCAAGCGAAGGATACAGCAGGAGCTGGGAAGGTTAGCCAGCTTGAGACACAGGAATTTGATGAGTTTACGAGCTTATGTTCGAGAATCTGATAGGTTCTCTTTGGTCTACGATTATTTGCCAACTGGGAGTCTTGAAGATGCAATGAATAGAGTGAGGGAGAATCAGTTGCAGCTTGGATGGGAAGTTCGGCTTCGGATTGCTGTTGGGGTTGTTAAGGGGCTTCGATATCTTCACTTTGAATGCGTCCCTCAGATTTTGCATTATAATTTGAAGCCTACAAATGTGATGTTGGATGCTGAGTTTGAACCAAGGTTGGCGGATTGTGGGTTGGCAAAACTCATGCCTAATTTGGATAAAGCTACATCTGGCTACCGTGCTCCCGAGTGCTTCCAGAATTGCAG ATATACAGACAAGGGTGACATCTTCAGCTTTGGGATGATATTGGGTGTTTTGTTAACCAGGAGAGACCCTACTGATCCATTCTTTGGGGAAGCAGCCAGTGGAGGTAGTTTAGGTCGTTGGCTGCTGCATTTGCAGCAAGCAGGGGAGGCAAGGGAAGCACTAGATAAGAGTATTCTTGGGGAagaaggtgaggaagatgagataCTAATGGCAGTGAGAATTGCTGTTGTTTGCCTATCAGATTTGCCGGCAGATAGGCCTTCAAGTGATGAGCTTGTCCTAATGTTATCTCAACTGCACAGCTTTTAA
- the LOC110632802 gene encoding inactive leucine-rich repeat receptor-like protein kinase CORYNE isoform X2, translating to MEKRRYSPELTKVTAMLLLLSFGFHPIIVQCQESGTNMTSHLSTQTPSPSRPPHLNTELKRILLSIVLGVLTGLTGAIICACVVRCLVCYMNRTPILKGPVIFSPKISPKTLQSALASENQLLVSNSNGKYYRTVLDNGLTVAVKRLEPFESGSQERQSKSAKRRIQQELGRLASLRHRNLMSLRAYVRESDRFSLVYDYLPTGSLEDAMNRVRENQLQLGWEVRLRIAVGVVKGLRYLHFECVPQILHYNLKPTNVMLDAEFEPRLADCGLAKLMPNLDKATSGYRAPECFQNCRRDPTDPFFGEAASGGSLGRWLLHLQQAGEAREALDKSILGEEGEEDEILMAVRIAVVCLSDLPADRPSSDELVLMLSQLHSF from the exons ATGGAGAAAAGAAGATACAGTCCCGAATTGACCAAAGTCACAGCTATGCTTTTGCTGTTGAGTTTTGGCTTTCATCCCATAATTGTACAATGCCAAGAAAGTGGTACTAACATGACCAGTCACCTCTCCACCCAAACTCCATCGCCGTCTAGGCCACCCCATTTAAACACTGAACTCAAGAGAATTCTTCTCAGCATCGTTTTAGGAGTCTTAACTGGATTAACAGGAGCTATTATTTGCGCTTGCGTCGTCCGTTGCTTGGTCTGCTACATGAACCGAACCCCAATCCTGAAAGGCCCTGTTATATTTTCCCCAAAGATATCTCCCAAAACTCTTCAATCAGCTCTCGCGAGCGAAAACCAGTTGCTGGTTTCTAACTCAAATGGAAAATACTACAGAACGGTTCTAGACAATGGACTCACTGTTGCTGTCAAGAGGCTCGAACCATTTGAGAGTGGCTCACAGGAGAGGCAGAGCAAGTCTGCCAAGCGAAGGATACAGCAGGAGCTGGGAAGGTTAGCCAGCTTGAGACACAGGAATTTGATGAGTTTACGAGCTTATGTTCGAGAATCTGATAGGTTCTCTTTGGTCTACGATTATTTGCCAACTGGGAGTCTTGAAGATGCAATGAATAGAGTGAGGGAGAATCAGTTGCAGCTTGGATGGGAAGTTCGGCTTCGGATTGCTGTTGGGGTTGTTAAGGGGCTTCGATATCTTCACTTTGAATGCGTCCCTCAGATTTTGCATTATAATTTGAAGCCTACAAATGTGATGTTGGATGCTGAGTTTGAACCAAGGTTGGCGGATTGTGGGTTGGCAAAACTCATGCCTAATTTGGATAAAGCTACATCTGGCTACCGTGCTCCCGAGTGCTTCCAGAATTGCAG GAGAGACCCTACTGATCCATTCTTTGGGGAAGCAGCCAGTGGAGGTAGTTTAGGTCGTTGGCTGCTGCATTTGCAGCAAGCAGGGGAGGCAAGGGAAGCACTAGATAAGAGTATTCTTGGGGAagaaggtgaggaagatgagataCTAATGGCAGTGAGAATTGCTGTTGTTTGCCTATCAGATTTGCCGGCAGATAGGCCTTCAAGTGATGAGCTTGTCCTAATGTTATCTCAACTGCACAGCTTTTAA
- the LOC110632792 gene encoding ADP-ribosylation factor GTPase-activating protein AGD3, with amino-acid sequence MPFAKLDDSPMFRKQMQSLEESAELLRERSLKFYKGCRKYTEGLGEGYDGDIAFASALEAFGGGHNDPISVAFGGPVMTKFTIALREIGTYKEVLRSQVEHMLNDRLLQFVNIDLHEVKEARKRFDKASLIYDQAREKFLSLRKGTKTDVATLLEEELHAARSAFEQARFNLVTALSNVEAKKRFEFLEAVSGTMDAHLRYFKQGYELLHQMEPYINQVLTYAQQSRERSNYEQAALNERMQEYKRQIDRESRWSSNGSNGSNGDGIQAIGRSSHKMIEAVMQSAARGKVQTIRQGYLSKRSSNLRGDWKRRFFVLDSRGMLYYYRKQCSKSSGSGSQLSGQRNSSELGSGLLSRWLSSHYHGGVHDEKSVAHHTVNLLTSTIKVDADQSDLRFCFRIISPTKNYTLQAESTLDQMDWIEKITGVIASLLSSQAPERCLPAIPMGSGHHRSASESSSFESADFDHSAGDEFTSERSLTGAHLHERPSRISQQRSSAEKPIDVLRRVCGNDKCADCGAPEPDWASLNLGVLVCIECSGVHRNLGVHISKVRSLTLDVKVWEPSVISLFQSLGNAFANSVWEELLQSRSTLQVDLISTGSYKSDKSQLHFISKPSPAESISVKEKFINAKYAEKLFVRKPRDSQYPHSVTQQMAEAVRASDKKSVYRLIVNHEADVNAVYEQASCSSSLTLARVMLLQEQTGLDHCSSCSTGNSLDRSSTSSLNLAGTGEGETLEDLDGCPLLHLACETADIGMLELLLQYGANINSTDSRGQTPLHRCILRGRAVFAKLLLLRGADPQAVNGGGKTPLELAIESNFVDTDVLTLLSDSNG; translated from the exons ATGCCTTTCGCGAAGCTCGACGACTCTCCTATGTTTCGCAAGCAG ATGCAATCCTTGGAGGAAAGTGCTGAATTGCTAAGGGAGAGGAGTTTAAAGTTCTACAAAGGATGTCGAAAATACAC TGAAGGACTAGGTGAGGGATATGATGGGGACATTGCCTTTGCTAGTGCTTTAGAAGCTTTTGGTGGAGGCCATAATGATCCTATTagtgtggcctttggag GCCCTGTTATGACAAAATTTACCATAGCCTTGAGAGAAATTGGGACATACAAGGAGGTTCTTCGATCTCAG GTTGAGCACATGCTAAATGACAGATTACTACAATTTGTCAATATTGATTTGCATGAGGTCAAG GAAGCAAGGAAACGTTTTGACAAGGCTAGCCTTATATATGATCAG GCTCGGGAGAAGTTTCTGTCACTGAGAAAGGGCACGAAGACTGATGTAGCTACTCTATTAGAGGAG GAGCTTCATGCTGCAAGATCTGCATTTGAGCAAGCTCGCTTTAATCTA GTGACTGCACTTTCTAATGTGGAAGCAAAAAAGAGGTTTGAATTTTTAGAAGCTGTCAGTGGGACAATGGATGCACATCTTCGTTACTTCAAGCAG GGATATGAGTTGTTGCATCAAATGGAGCCATATATAAATCag GTTCTGACTTATGCTCAACAGTCAAGAGAGAGGTCCAACTATGAGCAGGCAGCTCTTAACGAAAGGATGCAAGAGTACAAAAGGCAGATTGATCGCGAGAGTAGATGGTCTTCCAATGGTTCTAATGGATCTAATGGAGATGGTATACAAGCCATTGGTAGAAGTTCACATAAAATGATAGAGGCAGTAATGCAATCTGCTGCAAGGGGAAAG GTCCAAACCATTAGGCAAGGTTATCTATCTAAACGTTCCTCAAACTTGCGAGGTGACTGGAAAAGAAGGTTTTTTGTTCTTGATAGCCGAGGAATGTTGTATTACTATCGCAAACAATGTAGCAAATCATCT GGTTCTGGTAGTCAACTTTCTGGTCAAAGGAATAGTTCTGAGCTTGGATCTGGATTGTTGAGTCGGTGGCTATCTTCTCATTATCATGGTGGAGTACATGATGAGAAATCTGTCGCTCACCATACTGTGAACCTCCTTACATCAACAATCAAGGTTGATGCTGACCAGTCAGACTTGCGGTTTTGCTTCAGGATTATTTCACCAACAAAGAACTACACTTTGCAG GCAGAGAGCACACTGGATCAAATGGATTGGATTGAAAAAATAACaggggttattgcttcattactcAGCTCTCAGGCTCCTGAGAGG TGTCTGCCTGCTATCCCAATGGGAAGTGGTCATCATCGGTCTGCCAGTGAGAGCAGTTCATTTGAAAGTGCTGACTTTGACCACTCTGCTGGTGATGAATTTACATCTGAGAGGAGCCTTACTGGTGCACATCTTCATGAACGACCTTCAAGAATTTCACAACAGCGATCCAGTGCAGAGAAGCCAATTGATGTGCTGCGAAGAGTATGTGGGAATGATAAATGTGCTGATTGTGGTGCCCCAGAGCCAGATTGGGCATCCCTAAATCTTGGTGTTCTTGTTTGCATCGAGTGTTCTGGTGTTCACCGTAATCTTGGCGTGCATATATCAAAG GTGAGGTCCCTCACACTTGATGTCAAAGTATGGGAACCTTCTGTTATAAGTTTGTTTCAATCTCTAGGAAATGCCTTTGCAAACTCAGTCTGGGAGGAGTTATTGCAATCAAGAAGCACCCTTCAGGTTGATCTCATCTCCACAGG CTCGTACAAGTCTGATAAATCGCAGCTGCATTTTATCAGCAAACCCAGTCCAGCTGAGTCTATCTCAGTAAAGGAGAAGTTTATCAATGCAAAG TATGCAGAAAAGCTGTTTGTTCGCAAGCCTAGAGACAGTCAATATCCTCATTCAGTGACACAACAGATGGCAGAAGCTGTTCGTGCTAGCGATAAGAAGTCTGTGTACCGTCTTATTGTTAATCATGAAGCAGATGTCAATGCCGTGTATGAGCAAGCATCTTGTAGCTCTTCTCTAACCCTTGCTAGAGTGATGTTACTACAAGAGCAGACAGGCCTTGATCACTGCTCTAGCTGCTCAACAGGGAATTCATTGGACAGGTCCTCCACTAGCTCTTTAAATTTGGCTGGTACTGGTGAAGGTGAGACCTTGGAGGATCTTGATGGGTGTCCCTTGCTTCACCTTGCTTGCGAAACTGCAGATATTGGCATGTTAGAACTCCTCTTACAGTATGGTGCAAATATAAATTCAACTGACTCGAGGGGTCAGACGCCACTGCACCGTTGTATTCTTAGAGGCAGAGCTGTGTTTGCAAAATTGCTCCTTTTAAG GGGAGCGGATCCTCAGGCTGTGAATGGGGGAGGTAAAACCCCTCTTGAGCTCGCGATAGAGTCAAATTTTGTCGACACTGATGTCCTCACTTTGTTGTCAGACTCAAATGGGTGA